The Thalassotalea sp. 273M-4 genome includes a region encoding these proteins:
- the sbcB gene encoding exodeoxyribonuclease I, which yields MVNNAHSTNQPTILWHDYETWGVSPKYDKPSQFAAIRTDLDLNIIGEPEVFYCQPPQDYLPHPGACMVTGITPQKAQREGLSEAEFARRIHQLFSTPNTCVAGYNSIRFDDEVTRYLLYRNFFDPYEREYKNGNSRWDIIDMARLCHALSPDGINWPVNEEGRVSFRLELLTAANGISHEAAHDAMSDVYATIALAKLIKEKQPKLYNFVFNIRTKQEVAKLINVFDMAPFVHTSSKISPEQRNTSWLMPIDIDPINKNAIICIDLSKDISPLFDLEADEIKQRLYTRHQELEAEGKRAIPLKHVHINKCPVVAPAKVLTPERAALININREQCLANWQKLKTDSTNIKQKLLRVFEQDREFSKEDPEHALYSGDFFSFADKEKMKMVQQLEPEKLGSYPFNFVDERLDTLLFRYRARNYPLTLTSSEQQKWQSYCQNKLSVGENGLSYDEFMMEIENLAHQYEHNESKMRVLKALYHYIQGTA from the coding sequence ATGGTCAATAACGCACACTCGACTAACCAACCCACCATTCTTTGGCACGATTATGAGACTTGGGGGGTATCACCAAAATACGACAAGCCTTCGCAATTTGCCGCCATCCGTACTGATCTTGATTTAAACATTATTGGTGAGCCAGAGGTGTTTTATTGTCAACCACCACAAGATTATTTGCCGCATCCAGGGGCGTGTATGGTGACTGGTATCACCCCACAAAAAGCTCAACGAGAAGGGTTAAGCGAAGCAGAATTTGCTCGCCGTATTCATCAATTATTTTCCACCCCAAATACTTGTGTGGCCGGTTATAACTCGATTCGCTTTGACGATGAGGTTACGCGTTACCTACTTTATCGCAATTTTTTTGACCCGTATGAACGTGAATACAAAAATGGTAACAGTCGCTGGGATATTATCGATATGGCCCGATTGTGCCATGCTTTAAGCCCTGACGGGATTAACTGGCCCGTTAATGAAGAAGGCCGAGTGAGCTTTCGTTTGGAATTATTAACCGCTGCAAATGGTATTAGTCACGAAGCCGCGCATGACGCCATGAGTGATGTTTATGCGACCATTGCATTAGCTAAATTAATCAAAGAAAAGCAACCCAAGTTATATAACTTTGTATTCAATATTCGAACCAAACAAGAAGTAGCAAAGCTGATCAACGTTTTTGACATGGCGCCTTTCGTGCACACTTCGTCAAAAATAAGCCCAGAGCAACGCAATACAAGTTGGCTTATGCCCATCGATATTGATCCAATAAATAAAAATGCGATTATTTGTATCGATTTATCTAAAGATATCAGCCCACTGTTTGACTTAGAAGCTGACGAGATTAAACAACGCCTTTACACTCGCCATCAAGAACTAGAGGCGGAAGGTAAACGAGCTATTCCTCTAAAGCATGTCCATATAAATAAATGCCCTGTTGTTGCGCCAGCCAAAGTATTAACACCTGAGCGAGCGGCATTGATCAACATAAATCGTGAACAATGCTTAGCCAATTGGCAAAAACTTAAAACGGATTCGACCAACATCAAACAAAAACTGTTGCGAGTATTTGAACAAGACCGAGAATTTAGCAAAGAAGATCCTGAGCACGCACTTTATAGTGGTGATTTCTTTTCTTTTGCGGATAAAGAAAAAATGAAAATGGTGCAACAATTAGAACCTGAAAAACTTGGCAGTTATCCGTTTAACTTTGTTGATGAGCGACTTGATACTTTATTATTTCGTTATCGCGCACGCAATTACCCTCTGACCTTAACCAGCAGTGAGCAACAAAAATGGCAAAGTTATTGTCAGAATAAACTGAGCGTAGGTGAGAACGGTTTAAGTTATGACGAATTTATGATGGAAATCGAAAACCTTGCTCATCAATATGAACATAACGAAAGTAAAATGCGGGTATTAAAAGCTTTGTATCATTACATTCAGGGCACTGCCTAG
- a CDS encoding DUF3081 family protein, with translation MKNKLDSLLYLNVFNLVCRQGDKRDGYYDYNGLTAWQDFDGYTCFLSDGTVTMTLMFHGRYDIDYPNKDALEFFHKRVQKISLFEQA, from the coding sequence ATGAAAAACAAACTCGATTCTTTATTGTACTTAAATGTGTTTAACCTTGTTTGTCGACAAGGGGACAAACGTGATGGCTATTATGATTATAACGGCTTAACCGCTTGGCAAGATTTTGACGGTTATACTTGTTTCTTATCTGATGGCACGGTCACGATGACGTTAATGTTTCACGGTAGATATGATATTGACTACCCAAATAAAGACGCTCTTGAGTTCTTTCATAAACGCGTACAAAAAATAAGCTTATTTGAACAAGCCTAG
- a CDS encoding NAD(P)-dependent oxidoreductase, translating to MKKVAFIGLGVMGYPMAGHLVKAGFEVSVFNRTQAKAEMWVTEFGQHFAKTPKLAAKDADIVFVCVGNDDDVKAVVLGDDGVLAGMKAGAILVDHTTASAELARELEQHANNVQVGFLDAPVSGGQAGAENGQLTVMCGGHDDVFAKVQPVFTAYAKFSQLMGPSGYGQIAKMANQICIAGVVQGLSEALNFAQKAGLDADTLVQTISKGAAGSWQMENRYKTMYAGEYDFGFAVDWMRKDLAIAFNEAKKYQAKLPMTQMVDEFYQQIQQNGGNRYDTSSLISLLK from the coding sequence ATGAAAAAGGTAGCGTTTATAGGCCTTGGTGTTATGGGTTATCCGATGGCAGGACATTTGGTAAAGGCTGGTTTTGAGGTTTCGGTGTTTAATCGAACGCAAGCAAAAGCTGAAATGTGGGTAACAGAATTTGGTCAACATTTTGCCAAAACGCCAAAACTTGCCGCTAAAGATGCTGATATTGTTTTTGTCTGTGTCGGTAATGATGATGATGTCAAAGCTGTGGTGTTAGGAGATGACGGCGTTCTAGCTGGAATGAAAGCAGGGGCGATATTAGTTGATCACACGACAGCATCCGCCGAGCTTGCAAGAGAACTTGAACAGCACGCAAATAATGTGCAAGTAGGTTTTCTCGATGCCCCTGTAAGCGGTGGCCAAGCTGGCGCTGAAAATGGTCAACTTACGGTTATGTGTGGCGGTCATGATGATGTGTTTGCCAAGGTTCAACCGGTATTCACTGCTTATGCAAAATTCAGTCAGTTAATGGGGCCTTCTGGTTACGGTCAAATTGCCAAGATGGCCAATCAAATTTGTATTGCTGGTGTGGTGCAAGGTTTAAGTGAAGCCCTGAATTTTGCTCAAAAAGCTGGATTGGATGCTGACACGCTTGTACAAACTATTTCTAAAGGCGCGGCCGGTTCATGGCAAATGGAAAATCGTTACAAAACCATGTACGCCGGTGAGTATGATTTTGGTTTTGCCGTAGATTGGATGCGCAAAGACTTGGCAATAGCCTTTAACGAAGCAAAGAAATACCAGGCAAAATTACCAATGACCCAAATGGTCGATGAGTTTTATCAACAAATTCAACAAAATGGTGGTAATCGTTACGACACCTCAAGTTTGATTTCTCTGTTAAAGTAA
- a CDS encoding glutathione peroxidase has translation MTNIYQFNVTKNSGESVSLSQYEDQVVLIVNTASACGFTPQYQGLESLYQKYQDKGLRILAFPCNQFGQQEKGSDSEIKHFCDLNFQISFELFAKIDVNGNNADPLFVYLSDQARGLLGSKKIKWNFTKFLVNKQGQVVKRYGSMTKPEQLENDILSLL, from the coding sequence ATGACAAATATATATCAATTCAATGTGACCAAGAATAGTGGTGAATCGGTTTCTTTAAGCCAATATGAAGATCAAGTGGTGTTAATTGTGAACACCGCCAGCGCATGTGGCTTTACCCCGCAATATCAAGGGTTAGAGTCACTTTATCAAAAATACCAAGATAAAGGGTTGCGTATATTAGCCTTTCCTTGCAATCAATTTGGCCAGCAAGAAAAAGGCAGTGATAGTGAAATTAAACATTTTTGTGATCTTAATTTTCAAATCAGTTTTGAGCTGTTTGCCAAAATAGACGTTAACGGTAACAATGCGGACCCTTTATTTGTCTACTTATCGGATCAAGCCAGAGGCTTGTTAGGCAGTAAAAAAATCAAATGGAACTTCACCAAGTTTTTAGTCAATAAACAAGGTCAAGTGGTTAAACGATATGGTTCAATGACCAAACCAGAGCAACTTGAAAACGATATTTTAAGCTTGCTTTAA
- the lysC gene encoding lysine-sensitive aspartokinase 3: MLNVAKFGGTSVADFDAMQRCVNIIKSQPQTKLVIVSASAGVTNHLVSLAQDLLDDIECQQIIERIRQIQYRIINRLPNQQELKKHIEQILTELQYLSKQQNTLQTAKNTDAILACGELMSSYLFSKVLQCHDLASICFDVRTVMRTNSVFGKANIDLSELSTLAKQYLIPLLDNKLNDKINNEADNNVVVTQGFIGADEQGSTTTLGRGGSDYSAALLAEACGATSLAIWTDVVGIFTTDPRIAPDAKAIKEISFGEAAEMATFGAKILHPATLIPAIRSAIPVFVGSSREPEAGGTQILQEVDSRPTYRSVALRKAQTLVTVKSPAMLHASGFMAKVFTILAKHQLSVDLITTSEISVALTFDNPAGSTQALITQTVVDELEQLCEVTVETGLSLIAVVGNDLHQSKGLGRDIFDHIEEVNIRLICHGASANNLCFLVPEEHAEDVVKTLHDKLFKH, translated from the coding sequence ATGTTAAATGTTGCCAAATTTGGGGGGACCAGTGTCGCGGACTTTGATGCGATGCAACGATGCGTTAATATTATAAAATCTCAACCCCAAACCAAGCTCGTTATTGTTTCTGCCAGTGCCGGGGTTACCAATCATTTGGTGTCTTTAGCACAAGACTTGTTAGATGATATTGAGTGTCAACAAATCATCGAACGAATTCGCCAAATTCAATACCGAATCATTAATCGATTACCAAACCAACAAGAACTGAAAAAACATATTGAACAAATACTTACTGAACTTCAATATTTGTCTAAGCAACAAAACACCTTACAAACGGCTAAAAATACTGACGCCATATTAGCCTGTGGCGAACTGATGAGTTCGTATTTATTTAGCAAGGTGTTGCAATGTCATGATCTTGCTAGTATCTGCTTTGATGTAAGAACGGTGATGCGCACCAATAGCGTGTTTGGTAAAGCCAATATTGACCTTAGCGAGCTAAGTACATTGGCTAAGCAATATTTAATTCCCTTATTAGACAATAAGTTAAATGATAAAATAAATAATGAGGCAGATAATAACGTCGTCGTTACTCAAGGGTTCATTGGCGCTGATGAGCAAGGAAGCACCACAACGTTAGGGCGAGGCGGTTCGGATTATTCCGCTGCATTATTAGCCGAGGCGTGTGGCGCTACCTCGTTAGCTATTTGGACTGATGTGGTTGGTATATTCACCACCGATCCTAGAATTGCACCTGATGCAAAAGCGATCAAAGAAATAAGCTTTGGCGAAGCGGCGGAAATGGCAACGTTTGGCGCCAAAATTTTACACCCAGCAACGTTAATTCCAGCCATTCGTAGCGCTATTCCAGTGTTTGTTGGTTCTAGCCGTGAGCCCGAAGCTGGTGGTACTCAAATATTGCAAGAGGTGGACTCACGGCCAACGTATCGCTCAGTTGCGTTACGAAAAGCCCAAACCTTGGTGACCGTAAAAAGCCCAGCGATGCTGCACGCCAGTGGCTTTATGGCGAAGGTGTTTACAATACTAGCGAAACATCAACTGAGTGTCGATTTGATCACGACTTCAGAAATCTCAGTTGCCTTAACCTTTGATAATCCAGCCGGTTCTACCCAGGCTTTAATTACGCAAACTGTGGTCGACGAACTTGAACAATTGTGTGAAGTGACGGTAGAAACCGGCTTGAGTTTAATCGCCGTTGTCGGTAACGATTTACATCAAAGTAAAGGGCTGGGGCGCGATATATTTGATCATATTGAAGAGGTTAATATTCGCCTTATATGTCATGGCGCCAGTGCCAATAACCTCTGTTTTTTAGTGCCAGAAGAGCATGCAGAAGACGTGGTTAAGACCCTACACGATAAGCTCTTTAAACATTAA
- a CDS encoding ElyC/SanA/YdcF family protein, translating to MDLFFLFKKLVSFIIMPLPLSLVFMLIAFFCFYTKPMVARGSLLIATCILFISGSALGSKALISPLEQKYPVFQQQDTAIKFIVILGCGHTSDPRLVVSQQLKICSLQRSVEGLRIANLHPNATIITSGAAFGDSKSNATAVKEALISYGVNPRRIISFNQPMDTEAEAKVIAPLIAGEPSVLVTNANHMSRALFYFEQQNSTPIPAPTGFTVKQGKQAESWMLHIPRSGYMTTTELAIYEYLGQLWQWIKS from the coding sequence GTGGATCTTTTTTTCTTATTTAAAAAACTGGTATCTTTTATCATCATGCCTTTGCCACTGTCATTGGTATTTATGCTCATTGCCTTTTTTTGCTTTTATACCAAGCCTATGGTTGCGCGAGGCTCTTTGCTCATCGCCACTTGCATCTTATTTATCAGCGGCTCAGCGCTTGGTTCAAAGGCATTAATAAGCCCACTTGAACAAAAATATCCGGTTTTTCAACAGCAAGACACCGCCATTAAATTTATTGTGATCTTAGGTTGTGGGCATACATCGGATCCTCGTCTTGTGGTTTCACAACAATTGAAAATATGCTCTTTACAACGCAGTGTTGAAGGCCTAAGAATTGCGAATTTACACCCAAACGCCACCATCATCACATCTGGCGCGGCTTTTGGGGATAGTAAATCCAATGCAACCGCAGTTAAAGAGGCGTTGATTAGTTATGGTGTTAACCCCAGACGCATAATTTCATTCAATCAGCCAATGGATACAGAAGCCGAAGCAAAAGTTATTGCGCCATTAATTGCTGGTGAACCTTCAGTGCTTGTCACCAATGCAAACCACATGAGCAGAGCTTTGTTTTACTTTGAGCAACAAAATAGCACCCCCATTCCAGCGCCTACCGGTTTTACGGTAAAGCAAGGCAAGCAAGCAGAGAGTTGGATGTTGCATATCCCCCGTTCGGGTTACATGACCACAACGGAGTTAGCCATTTATGAATATTTAGGCCAGTTGTGGCAATGGATAAAGTCGTAA
- a CDS encoding Nif3-like dinuclear metal center hexameric protein has product MQRQQFQSLLTQLLQPENIKDYCPNGLQVQGSDKVHRIVTGVTASQALLDAAVAKGADTIVVHHGYFWKNEAYPLTGIKYNRIKTLIENNINLFAYHLPLDIHPTLGNNAQLAKLLGINVTGPLELGNEFSVAIQGELSQPTTGAALAQHINKVLNRDCLHIAPPSNKPIKTIAWCTGGGQGYVELAATQGIDGFITGEVSEQTTHIAREMDIHFFAAGHHATERYGAKALGEHLARVHGLDVEFVDIDNPV; this is encoded by the coding sequence ATGCAACGTCAGCAATTTCAATCTCTCTTAACTCAGTTGTTACAGCCTGAGAATATCAAAGACTACTGTCCAAATGGCTTGCAGGTGCAAGGTAGCGACAAGGTACATCGTATTGTCACAGGTGTGACCGCCAGTCAGGCTTTACTTGATGCAGCCGTAGCCAAAGGCGCTGATACCATCGTGGTGCATCATGGCTATTTCTGGAAAAATGAAGCGTATCCACTGACTGGCATAAAATATAATCGAATCAAAACTTTAATCGAAAATAATATCAATTTATTTGCTTATCATTTGCCATTGGATATACACCCAACTTTGGGCAATAATGCCCAATTAGCCAAGTTATTAGGGATCAATGTGACTGGACCTTTAGAGCTTGGCAATGAGTTTTCGGTTGCCATTCAAGGCGAGCTTTCACAGCCTACAACAGGTGCTGCGCTCGCACAGCACATCAACAAAGTGCTTAACCGCGATTGTTTACATATTGCACCACCGTCTAATAAACCGATTAAAACAATAGCTTGGTGTACTGGAGGAGGGCAAGGGTATGTAGAACTTGCCGCAACGCAAGGCATTGACGGCTTTATTACTGGTGAAGTATCGGAGCAAACAACGCATATCGCCAGAGAAATGGATATACATTTTTTTGCCGCAGGCCATCATGCCACTGAACGTTACGGCGCCAAAGCCTTGGGTGAGCACTTAGCTAGAGTTCATGGCTTAGATGTTGAATTTGTTGATATTGACAATCCAGTATAG
- a CDS encoding FGGY family carbohydrate kinase, producing the protein MHSKTRYYLAIDFGSQSIRTAIINHLGQFVFCYKHPIAKTALSNMGESEQPAQWYQQQLDNVFQALAHALSEDKIASEDIVSISVTTIRNTLCFYDQNLDIIRPIISWQDQRDNEQVPRFNLFWRSLFNLINLFYPINSTLKKMQQAAITNWLWAKEPKCYEKVSKVSLISGYLHHYLSGHLVESDASVIGYLPFNFGKRRWHAKMNWQYQALAFKPNWRIPIVPVGTKIGNLKPEFFHQLFNRQKPMNKAQQHLGNKGHRNSASIALIASASDKACEILGTGCVLPGQVHISLATAITVSQLSKRCVGSKAFYPGYPSAQPELFICEAMSKHSMTVFSTFIDQNKRQFKTLFGERSVHELQKSIEQALLVKNDKALASMSKSQAKLLNQYNQLAESLVTELANAIALLQTRVKINAKAIYISGGGARSTWLLEKLARVCSLPVYVTTAPETGLLGVAMIESVSCGDYANYVEAARAMAWPYTKIQADGTNNIA; encoded by the coding sequence ATGCATAGTAAAACGCGTTATTATTTGGCCATCGATTTTGGCAGTCAGTCGATTCGAACCGCCATAATCAATCATTTAGGCCAATTTGTCTTTTGTTATAAGCACCCAATAGCCAAGACCGCATTAAGCAACATGGGCGAATCTGAACAGCCAGCTCAATGGTATCAACAGCAATTAGACAATGTCTTTCAAGCGCTTGCACACGCATTAAGTGAAGATAAAATAGCGAGCGAGGATATCGTCTCGATAAGCGTTACGACAATAAGAAATACCTTGTGCTTTTACGATCAGAACCTAGATATCATTCGGCCCATAATAAGTTGGCAGGATCAAAGGGATAATGAACAGGTTCCTAGGTTCAATTTGTTCTGGCGCAGTCTGTTCAATCTTATCAACTTGTTTTATCCAATAAACAGCACTTTAAAAAAAATGCAACAAGCGGCAATAACCAATTGGCTTTGGGCAAAGGAACCTAAGTGCTATGAAAAAGTGAGCAAAGTCAGTTTGATATCCGGTTATTTGCACCATTACTTAAGTGGACATTTGGTTGAATCCGATGCCAGTGTTATTGGTTATTTGCCGTTTAATTTTGGCAAAAGAAGGTGGCATGCAAAAATGAATTGGCAATACCAAGCGTTGGCATTTAAACCCAATTGGCGTATTCCGATAGTGCCTGTAGGCACGAAAATTGGTAATTTAAAGCCTGAGTTTTTTCATCAACTTTTTAATCGACAAAAGCCGATGAACAAAGCACAACAGCATTTAGGGAATAAAGGGCACAGGAACAGTGCTTCCATAGCATTAATCGCATCGGCTTCAGATAAAGCCTGTGAAATATTGGGCACGGGGTGTGTGTTACCTGGTCAGGTGCATATTAGTTTGGCAACAGCCATCACGGTTAGCCAATTATCTAAGCGCTGTGTGGGGAGCAAAGCATTTTATCCGGGTTACCCAAGTGCTCAACCGGAACTCTTCATTTGTGAGGCCATGAGTAAGCATTCAATGACGGTTTTTAGCACGTTTATTGACCAGAATAAACGTCAGTTTAAAACATTATTTGGTGAGCGTTCGGTACACGAATTACAAAAATCGATTGAACAAGCACTACTGGTTAAAAACGACAAGGCACTAGCGAGTATGTCAAAATCGCAAGCCAAGTTATTAAATCAATACAATCAACTTGCCGAGTCGTTGGTGACAGAGTTAGCCAACGCCATTGCCCTTTTGCAAACCCGAGTTAAGATAAACGCCAAGGCTATCTATATTAGTGGCGGCGGGGCGCGCTCTACATGGTTATTAGAAAAGCTAGCGCGAGTGTGCTCTTTACCCGTGTATGTTACGACCGCACCAGAAACAGGTTTATTAGGTGTGGCTATGATCGAAAGTGTCAGTTGTGGTGATTACGCCAATTATGTTGAAGCGGCTAGGGCCATGGCCTGGCCTTATACCAAGATACAAGCAGATGGTACCAACAATATTGCGTGA
- a CDS encoding methyltransferase domain-containing protein, which translates to MKPALAYNEPWLPKGWRDLPNGHLIAQAIEEHLEPCWPRIFGYHLLKLGALSGKICSINSLISHQVVVTKSSESADVIAEIDDLPFLQQCVDACMLNHCLEFSVDPHHVLREADRVLIPNGYMIISGYNPFSLAGLNQLIPFRRQQVPWQGRFFTPMRVKDWLHLLGYEIVIDTRFLHAGLHSEINPDTWWFKSWQNFAGKFLSPMGSIYLIVAKKRVLPLTPIRPKWKMRPNFSPIKVSTKNTSSVIKSLSKPAQS; encoded by the coding sequence ATGAAACCTGCTCTGGCATATAATGAACCTTGGTTGCCCAAAGGTTGGCGAGATTTGCCAAACGGACATTTAATTGCTCAAGCGATAGAGGAGCATCTAGAGCCTTGCTGGCCGCGCATTTTTGGTTATCATTTATTAAAGCTTGGCGCGTTAAGTGGCAAGATATGTTCTATAAACTCGCTTATTTCTCATCAGGTGGTGGTCACAAAATCGAGTGAATCGGCAGATGTCATAGCCGAAATAGACGATTTACCTTTTCTACAACAGTGTGTTGATGCCTGTATGCTTAACCATTGTCTGGAATTTAGTGTCGATCCTCATCATGTTTTAAGGGAAGCGGACAGGGTATTGATCCCGAACGGCTATATGATCATCAGCGGTTATAACCCTTTTAGCTTGGCAGGCTTGAACCAGTTGATCCCATTTCGCCGCCAACAAGTACCTTGGCAAGGTCGGTTTTTTACCCCAATGCGAGTAAAAGATTGGTTGCACTTGCTAGGGTATGAAATTGTCATCGATACCCGTTTTTTACATGCAGGGCTTCACAGTGAAATCAATCCCGATACTTGGTGGTTTAAATCTTGGCAAAATTTTGCGGGTAAATTCCTATCGCCAATGGGCTCAATCTATTTGATCGTTGCCAAAAAACGGGTACTTCCTCTTACCCCCATTAGGCCAAAATGGAAAATGCGGCCCAATTTTAGCCCGATAAAAGTCTCAACCAAAAACACATCGAGTGTTATCAAGTCTTTATCGAAACCGGCTCAAAGTTAA
- the gloB gene encoding hydroxyacylglutathione hydrolase produces MFNIVAIPAFNDNYIWCIIHPQTKHCVLVDPGDATVCIDYISEHQLTLDAILVTHHHSDHVGGLTELSQYCQQQRMPLTVFGPDNQAIQGIDVTLNETHRVALFDNSLEFEIFAIPGHTLDHIAYYSKGMLFCGDTLFSGGCGRLFEGSPDQMLESLTKLASLPDDTKVYCAHEYTLANLEFARTIDENNSQLKAYYDKVVKLRAKGRSTIPSSIGLEKQINPFLRSNLEEIKNKTEQKTSNLLPNQVAVFANIRQLKDKF; encoded by the coding sequence ATGTTTAATATCGTTGCCATCCCAGCATTTAATGACAATTACATTTGGTGCATTATCCACCCACAAACCAAGCATTGTGTTCTGGTTGACCCAGGCGATGCCACTGTTTGCATCGACTATATTTCTGAGCATCAATTAACCCTTGATGCCATCTTGGTTACCCATCACCACAGTGATCATGTCGGCGGTTTAACAGAGCTAAGCCAATATTGTCAGCAACAGCGGATGCCATTGACGGTATTTGGACCCGACAACCAGGCCATTCAGGGCATTGATGTCACTCTTAATGAAACGCACAGGGTTGCGTTATTTGATAACAGTTTAGAATTTGAAATCTTTGCAATACCTGGCCATACCCTTGATCATATAGCCTATTACAGCAAAGGGATGTTATTTTGTGGTGATACCTTGTTTTCAGGTGGATGTGGCCGTTTATTTGAAGGCAGCCCTGACCAAATGCTTGAGTCTTTAACAAAACTTGCGAGTCTGCCAGACGATACCAAAGTTTATTGTGCACACGAATATACTTTGGCAAATCTAGAGTTTGCCCGAACTATTGACGAAAATAACAGTCAATTAAAAGCATATTATGATAAAGTTGTGAAATTAAGGGCTAAAGGACGGTCTACTATTCCCTCCTCCATCGGATTAGAAAAACAAATAAATCCTTTCTTACGCAGTAACTTAGAAGAGATTAAAAACAAAACTGAACAAAAAACAAGCAATTTGTTACCGAATCAAGTTGCAGTGTTTGCTAATATCCGCCAACTGAAAGACAAATTTTAA
- a CDS encoding LysM peptidoglycan-binding domain-containing protein, which produces MKKLLIPLSLSILAGCQTFSELKNEPNHELKNGAEAVEIYQALLIDESAQVIHPKDDVEIPLSDQDELVVSDNIWDRIRNNLHFDIPQNDKVIAQRNWYTKHDAYLDRVAKRAEPFIFYIVEEIEKHDLPMELVLLPIVESAFDPFAYSHGSASGMWQFLSGTAKQFGVKQNWWYDGRRDIVDSTQAAIKFLTYLNKRFDGDWLLALAAYNSGEGRVARAIRNNARKGKPTDFWNLKLPKETRDYVPKLLALADIVKRPADFNVSLYAISNKPVVSLVDISAQLDLALAADMSGLTIDELHALNPGFNRWATAPEGPHKLLLPLNKVEQFTAELEKLNDNDRLAWQRYKIKSGDSLSVIANRFNTTITQIKDVNQLQSNDIRTGKYLLIPTATQSLDRYKSYEKVRKNKIAKKGNGNKVIYTVQKGDTLWDIGRLYDVSSKSIAKWNGFAPKDTLRLGQKLTIWTESSLSEASDTPLASGNSVMRNINYKVKNGDSLARIASKFNVSVKDIERWNNINRSNYLQPGQLIKLSVNITRI; this is translated from the coding sequence ATGAAAAAGTTATTAATTCCCCTATCGCTTTCTATTTTGGCTGGTTGCCAAACATTTAGCGAGTTAAAAAATGAGCCTAACCACGAATTAAAAAATGGTGCAGAGGCTGTCGAGATTTATCAAGCGTTATTAATTGATGAGTCGGCGCAGGTCATTCACCCAAAAGACGATGTGGAAATTCCTTTGTCTGATCAGGACGAACTAGTCGTGTCTGATAATATTTGGGACCGAATTCGCAATAATTTACATTTTGATATTCCACAAAATGATAAAGTGATTGCCCAGCGCAACTGGTATACAAAACACGATGCCTATCTTGATCGTGTGGCGAAACGTGCTGAGCCTTTTATTTTTTACATAGTCGAAGAAATCGAAAAACACGACTTGCCAATGGAGTTGGTGTTACTTCCTATCGTCGAAAGTGCTTTCGACCCATTTGCCTACTCACACGGTAGTGCATCGGGTATGTGGCAGTTTTTATCTGGCACGGCAAAACAGTTCGGGGTCAAACAAAACTGGTGGTATGACGGTCGTCGCGACATCGTTGATTCAACCCAAGCGGCAATCAAATTTTTAACCTATTTGAACAAACGGTTCGATGGCGATTGGTTATTGGCTTTGGCCGCCTACAATTCAGGTGAAGGTCGTGTTGCCCGTGCGATTAGAAATAATGCGCGTAAAGGTAAACCAACAGATTTTTGGAATTTAAAATTACCAAAAGAGACTCGTGACTACGTGCCTAAATTATTGGCCCTAGCGGATATTGTAAAACGCCCAGCTGATTTTAATGTCAGTTTATACGCAATCTCAAATAAGCCAGTTGTGAGCTTAGTAGATATTAGTGCGCAACTTGACCTAGCATTGGCTGCCGACATGTCGGGTTTAACCATTGACGAGTTGCATGCCTTAAACCCTGGTTTTAACCGTTGGGCTACGGCGCCAGAAGGGCCACATAAATTGTTGTTACCCTTAAATAAAGTAGAGCAATTTACGGCTGAGTTAGAAAAGCTTAATGATAACGATCGTTTAGCATGGCAACGTTATAAGATAAAATCAGGTGACAGTTTAAGTGTGATTGCAAATCGCTTTAACACCACGATCACCCAAATCAAAGACGTTAACCAATTGCAATCGAACGATATTCGAACAGGTAAATATTTGCTGATCCCAACAGCGACTCAATCATTGGATCGTTACAAGTCTTATGAAAAAGTTCGTAAAAACAAGATCGCTAAAAAAGGCAATGGTAATAAAGTTATTTATACCGTGCAAAAAGGCGATACGTTATGGGATATCGGTCGCTTATATGATGTATCAAGTAAAAGTATTGCTAAGTGGAATGGTTTTGCGCCAAAAGATACTTTAAGACTTGGGCAAAAGCTCACCATCTGGACCGAGTCTTCACTTAGTGAAGCCAGTGATACACCTTTAGCAAGTGGTAACTCTGTGATGCGCAACATTAATTACAAAGTGAAAAACGGTGATTCACTTGCCCGCATCGCCAGTAAGTTTAACGTAAGCGTTAAAGATATTGAACGTTGGAACAACATCAACCGGTCGAATTACCTGCAACCGGGTCAGTTAATAAAACTGTCGGTTAATATCACCCGAATTTAA